CCGTCGTCGGTGTCGGCAACATCCGCTTTTCGCTGATCTCGATCGTGCGCGGCCTGATCGCGGGGTCGCTGCTGTTCTGGCTCGGGCAATGGTCGAACCAGCAGACCGTCGCGGTGATCGAAAAGCAGCGGGAAATGCGCCCGTCGATCCGGCAGTTGCTGATCAAGACCGTCGAATTCGCGATCTTCGCGATCGCCTTCATCCTGCTGATGAACATCATGGGCATCAACCTCAGCACTCTTGCGGTGCTGGGCGGTGCCATCGGTGTCGGTCTGGGTTTCGGCCTGCAAAAGATCGCGTCGAATTTCATCTCCGGGGTGATTCTGCTGGTCGAGGGTCAGGCGACCGTTGGCGATTTCGTCGAACTCGACGGGGGCGAGGCGGGCACCATCGTCAAGATGACCGCCCGCGCGATCATTCTGGAAACCTACGATGGCCGCTGGATCGTGGTCCCGAACGAGGATTTCATCGTCACCCGCGTGGTGAACTATTCCGACTCCGGTTCTGCCAACCGCTACGAGGCGCCGTTCAGCGTGAGCTACGACACCGACATCAACCGCGTTCCGGGTATCATCGAACGGGCCGTGGCGACCCATCCCGAAGTGCTGTCGGAGCCCTATCCCCCCGATTGCGAATTGCGCGGCTTTGGCGACAGCGGCATAGATTTCGCGGTGGAATTCTGGGTCAACGGCATCGACGATGGCCCGAACAAATACACCTCCGACGTGCTGTTCCTGATCTGGAACGCGCTGCGCGACGAGGGGATCGAGATCCCCTATCCGCACCGCGTCGTCGAAATCAAGGGCGGCCCTGTCCCCGCCGCGCCGGAATGAGCCACGCGGTCGTCATCGGCAGCGGCCCCGCCGGTCTGATGGCGGCGGCTGCGCTGGCGCAG
Above is a genomic segment from Sulfitobacter sp. HNIBRBA3233 containing:
- a CDS encoding mechanosensitive ion channel family protein — translated: MDFDLTAFPPIVQQIAGYAIQGYELALGWLLSPAAWSQFAVLVVAYLLAVVIARRMRPALSSLIDPGERRGIFSAPRRFILRFLPLILPLLAYALTGIGEQVIRSIFESGAVIAFGKRLFLLLAARIFVRDILNDPFLKLLGRFILLPIAALYAVGLLDTVVLQLSETVVGVGNIRFSLISIVRGLIAGSLLFWLGQWSNQQTVAVIEKQREMRPSIRQLLIKTVEFAIFAIAFILLMNIMGINLSTLAVLGGAIGVGLGFGLQKIASNFISGVILLVEGQATVGDFVELDGGEAGTIVKMTARAIILETYDGRWIVVPNEDFIVTRVVNYSDSGSANRYEAPFSVSYDTDINRVPGIIERAVATHPEVLSEPYPPDCELRGFGDSGIDFAVEFWVNGIDDGPNKYTSDVLFLIWNALRDEGIEIPYPHRVVEIKGGPVPAAPE